A single window of Periophthalmus magnuspinnatus isolate fPerMag1 chromosome 22, fPerMag1.2.pri, whole genome shotgun sequence DNA harbors:
- the ccr6b gene encoding C-C chemokine receptor type 6, with amino-acid sequence MTTEYYPTIDDYPQTTDELCVVAPDPQEILVQTYIHSFICAFGLIGNILVIVTYIFYKRTKTMTDVYLFNVAVIDLIFVVALPFIIYNEQNNWWMGTAACKILRSTYSMNLYCGMLLLACISGDRYIAIVQARRSFGSRSQSLLYSRIICAVVWIFALSLTLPTIIYTQTFKEMNFGLPVSVSCEMSFDEDETARLVKILVPSLQMAIGFLLPFLIMTFCYSCILITLLRAQSSQRHKAIRVVFAVVVVFILCHFPYNVVLLKHTLSLFKERSCKMEKIKFKILAISQSIAYLHCCLNPILYAFVGVKFRSHFRQIMVDLWCISKKYIYNARSSRNTSDTGMTGFSTGFKSDSSQMSSFSA; translated from the coding sequence ATGACCACTGAATACTATCCAACTATAGATGATTATCCACAGACTACAGACGAGCTATGTGTGGTGGCCCCAGACCCACAGGAAATCTTGGTTCAGACTTACATCCACTCCTTCATCTGCGCCTTTGGCCTGATTGGAAACATCCTCGTCATCGTCACTTACATCTTTTACAAAAGGACCAAAACAATGACTGATGTGTATCTTTTCAATGTGGCTGTGATTGACCTGATCTTTGTGGTGGCATTGCCTTTTATCATCTACAATGAGCAGAACAACTGGTGGATGGGCACTGCCGCCTGTAAAATCCTCCGTTCCACCTACAGTATGAACCTGTACTGTGGCATGCTGCTGTTGGCTTGTATTAGTGGAGACCGGTACATTGCCATAGTCCAGGCTCGACGCTCTTTTGGCTCTCGCTCCCAATCTCTCCTCTATAGTCGCATCATCTGTGCTGTTGTGTGGATTTTTGCTTTATCCTTAACACTCCCTACAATCATCTATACCCAAACTTTTAAAGAGATGAATTTTGGATTGCCAGTGTCTGTGTCATGTGAAATGTCCTTTGATGAGGACGAAACAGCCAGACTTGTGAAAATCTTGGTTCCAAGCTTACAGATGGCTATAGGATTCTTACTACCTTTTCTTATAATGACCTTTTGCTACTCTTGCATTCTTATCACATTACTCAGAGCACAAAGTAGCCAGCGCCACAAAGCCATCCGTGTAGTTTTCGCTGTGGTCGTGGTCTTCATCTTGTGTCACTTTCCATACAATGTGGTCCTTCTCAAACACACGCTGTCCCTTTTCAAAGAAAGAAGCTGCAAAATGGAGAAGATTAAGTTTAAAATTTTGGCTATTTCCCAAAGTATCGCTTACCTCCACTGCTGCCTCAACCCCATCCTGTACGCCTTTGTGGGGGTCAAGTTCAGGAGCCATTTCAGACAGATCATGGTAGACTTGTGGTGCATTAGCAAGAAGTACATCTATAACGCTCGTTCCTCACGCAACACCTCCGATACCGGCATGACTGGCTTCTCCACAGGGTTCAAGTCAGATAGTTCTCAGATGTCCTCCTTTAGTGCATAA